The Podospora pseudocomata strain CBS 415.72m chromosome 1 map unlocalized CBS415.72m_1, whole genome shotgun sequence genome has a segment encoding these proteins:
- a CDS encoding uncharacterized protein (EggNog:ENOG503P24Y; COG:S) codes for MAARLLFQRRAAPLTAAVLVGSIAFSPSLAHAEAPNGRQFPRKPIYDDDLDDPLPTSKTLPAPPKPAAAEPTTPSTSLITLPTTSEPAVIKKETPTDLLAQRIRSARLYLYHHSCSLEDAVNSSLSRAFDLEQSFTSTISGLAPDRASGEKLMPGAIYVLVAGMAGSIVARNRNVLLRTATPLALGITAAWTVLPVTMTNVSELLWYYEKKVPAVAEAHLQVREGVEKGVYMAKVHAELAQRKIEEGVREVREGLEEWVRKGK; via the exons ATGGCCGCCAGACTGCTGTTTCAACGG cgAGCCGCGCCATTGACGGCCGCCGTCCTCGTCGGCAGCATCgccttctctccctccctcgcccatGCCGAAGCCCCCAACGGTCGTCAGTTT CCCAGAAAACCCAtctacgacgacgacctcgacgaccccctccccacctccaaaaccctccccgctccccccaagccagcagcagccgagccaacaacaccctccacctccctcatcaccctccccaccacctccgaaCCAGCCGTCATCAAAAAAGAAACCCccaccgacctcctcgcccagcgAATCCGCTCCGCCCGCCTCTACCTCTACCACCATTCCTGCAGCCTCGAAGACGCAgtcaactcctccctctcccgcgcCTTCGACCTCGAGCAATCTTTTACTTCCACCATCTCCGGCCTCGCCCCCGACCGTGCCTCAGGAGAAAAGCTAATGCCCGGAGCCATCTATGTCCTCGTAGCTGGAATGGCAGGCAGCATTGTCGCCCGCAACAGAaacgtcctcctccgcacGGCGACGCCCCTGGCGTTGGGCATCACCGCCGCTTGGACCGTCCTCCCCGTCACGATGACAAACGTCTCGGAGCTGCTGTGGTATTACGAGAAGAAGGTACCTGCGGTGGCGGAGGCGCATCTGCAGGttagggagggggtggagaagggTGTTTACATGGCAAAGGTGCATGCCGAGCTGGCGCAAaggaagattgaggagggggttagggaggttagggaggggttggaggagtgggTTAGGAAGGGGAAATAa
- a CDS encoding uncharacterized protein (EggNog:ENOG503NXSY; COG:J), translating into MLRPRLRIPRASSPFALPASRSSTAGQLLPLAYRSSYHTVPVLENIPEKESEDGQKYRSIDGFLSPMAFTTAWDYYQTHVLSNLNRLCAETNNDSLLLKDVVLATARDPAQAATFNYASAAHNNHFFFKCLSPTETKAEDMPAQLKDALVKSFGSLDALKELMINTATSMFGPGFVWLVRSDRPKDPHQFRVLTTYLSGSPYPAAHWRKQSLNTATDVGESSERGIQAGKQYLENSARGAGWNASAYKKDDFAPGGVLLEPVLCLNTWEHAWLFEYGFGGSPKSVLDKVKGGQAGVAENQKSGKEVYAERWWDFVNWNVVDRLAFPGGTKI; encoded by the exons ATGCTGCGTCCAAGGTTAAGGATACCGCGggcctcctcgccctttgccctccccgcctcccgTTCGTCAACCGCTGGCCAGCTCCTGCCCCTCGCCTACAGGTCATCATACCACACCGTTCCCGTGCTGGAGAATATCCCAGAGAAGGAATCCGAAGATGGGCAGAAATACAGGTCAATCGACGGGTTCCTGTCCCCTATGGCTTTCACGACCGCCTGGGATTACTACCAGACCCATGTGTTGTCCAACTTGAACCGTCTCTGTGCTG aaaccaacaacgacagcctcctcctcaaagaCGTCGTCCTCGCCACGGCCCGCGACCCGGCCCAAGCAGCTACTTTTAACTATGCCTCGGCGGCGCACAACAaccacttcttcttcaagtgcCTGTCCCCTACCGAGACAAAAGCCGAGGACATGCCAGCCCAGCTGAAGGACGCTCTCGTCAAGTCATTTGGCTCGCTCGACGCGCTCAAGGAGCTGATGATCAACACGGCCACTTCCATGTTTGGTCCCGGGTTTGTCTGGCTCGTGCGGAGCGACAGGCCCAAAGACCCGCACCAGTTCCGGGTTTTGACGACTTACTTGTCTGGCTCGCCTTACCCGGCCGCGCACTGGCGGAAGCAGAGCTTGAACACTGCTACGGATGTTGGGGAGTCGAGCGAGAGGGGGATTCAGGCGGGGAAGCAGTATTTGGAGAATAGCGCTCGGGGTGCGGGGTGGAACGCGAGCGCGTATAAGAAGGATGATTTTGCGCCCGGGGGGGTGCTTCTGGAGCCGGTGCTGTGCTTGAACACGTGGGAGCATGCGTGGTTGTTTGAgtatgggtttggggggtcgCCGAAGAGTGTGTTGGATAAGGTCAAGGGGGGGCAGGCGGGGGTGGCAGAGAATCAGAAGAGTGGGAAGGAGGTTTATgcggagaggtggtgggattTTGTGAATTGGAATGTGGTGGATAGGTTGGCTTTTCCGGGGGGAACGAAGATAtag
- a CDS encoding uncharacterized protein (EggNog:ENOG503P06T): MTSQQISPPDFGRLVTPLLSALPGASVSTQPPSTVLPLLSPILRQRVKLMSEASQEPWIRLLTYDTAKVSKLTSIAQSGSLEPHPVSGEIELDWDYNVEIRYKRIDEETLQALVVLKDFDLFVRLVYCINDADGEGGPNGWRTGEVGTASSPSPLTEFGGFQSVSEAEAAFQATKAGGNRQPSTNGIRGVAVAMNTTVQEEEDDDDDYWARYDATPARTPAMKQSPAPQSMRPEQPEIQRTQSAEDAYYAQYDDVQPAMDPHDPDEEVEQVEAPPPLGISRPAGSRDCGGLNEMTGSWTLEPPKSPSVRSTRSQEDEERTANLLHPRPASSASSNGSLTVAKLEESAERREQSEFGVKQHISRSIRSLFLLSRSAGIDSEEFERMVKTEMDVLSMVEDDI, translated from the coding sequence ATGACTTCACAACAAATCTCGCCGCCAGACTTTGGCAGACTTGTAACACCCCTCCTCTCGGCTCTCCCGGGCGCCTCCGTCTCAACTCAGCCACCCAGCACcgtcctcccactcctctcccccatcctcagACAGCGGGTGAAGCTCATGTCAGAAGCCAGCCAAGAACCATGGATCAGACTGTTGACATATGATACCGCCAAGGTGTCCAAGTTGACCAGCATTGCGCAGAGCGGCAGTTTGGAACCGCACCCAGTATCCGGCGAGATCGAGCTGGACTGGGACTACAATGTGGAGATCAGATATAAGAGGATAGACGAGGAGACTCTGCAGGCACTTGTCGTTCTCAAAGACTTTGATCTGTTTGTTCGGCTGGTGTACTGCATAAACGATGCcgatggtgaggggggacCCAACGGATGGCGAACTGGCGAAGTTGGCACAGCCAGCAGCCCCTCACCACTGACCGAGTTTGGCGGCTTCCAGAGCGTCTCGGAAGCTGAGGCGGCATTCCAGGCGACCAAGGCGGGAGGAAACAGGCAGCCCAGCACCAACGGTATCCGGGGAGTGGCGGTAGCTATGAACACCACCgttcaagaagaagaggacgatgacgatgactaCTGGGCTCGCTATGACGCAACACCCGCCAGAACCCCAGCCATGAAGCAATCCCCCGCTCCGCAATCCATGCGTCCGGAGCAACCGGAAATCCAGCGTACGCAATCGGCCGAAGACGCATATTACGCCCAGTACGATGATGTCCAGCCCGCCATGGACCCTCATGATCccgacgaggaggttgagcaagTTGAGGCGCCCCCACCACTGGGCATAAGCAGACCGGCTGGCTCCCGTGACTGCGGTGGACTCAACGAGATGACCGGATCGTGGACATTGGAGCCACCAAAATCACCTTCCGTCCGCTCAACCCGGTCgcaggaggatgaagagaggACGGCAAACCtccttcatcctcgtcctgcCTCCAGCGCCAGCTCCAACGGGTCATTGACAGTTGCCAAACTGGAAGAGAGCGCAGAGCGTCGCGAGCAGAGTGAGTTTGGTGTTAAGCAGCACATCTCCAGGAGTATCAGGAGTTTGTTTCTACTCTCACGGTCGGCGGGGATTGACAGCGAGGAATTCGAACGGATGGTCAAGACTGAGATGGATGTGTTGAGcatggtggaggatgatatcTGA
- a CDS encoding uncharacterized protein (COG:H; EggNog:ENOG503P0BA), with protein sequence MARPGILLRFSERRHRRGSSLNGHIKPADATSPVTTPTPRPVTREKSWKHRSLGSITSIFHGHSQAPQNIYEKPVEVIRQEEYPHMNNGTYLDHSGTTIYAASTVTRFSHKMLNNLYGNPHSENKPAKVSGDMVDEIRLKALRFLGADPEHFDLVFTANATAAIKLVADSFRDLAEQTRSGSFWYGYHRDAHTSLVGVREFTRNGEHHVFAHDQEVEAWLEHPGAYHRAIDRVSSLGLFAWPGQSNLTGRRLPLEWAGRVRRLREIQGTYTLLDAAALAMTCDMTRVFGDPSQAPDFTCVSFYKIFGFPDLGGLIVRKDSGHILTLRKYFGGGTVTMVKTLGGGPVWHISKGAEMTEEGGLHDGLEDGTLPFHSILALGEAIEVQRDLYGNMDNVSRHVTGLVARLYEGLRGLRHGNGGEVVRVYEEGGEEVTGYGDSRRQGGTVAFNVFGEDGGVVSYDRVEGLANERGIYVRSGGICCPGGIFTALQYEPWQLNRAKSAGHRCGPHGLGVINDLPTGVVRASLGAMSTAKDVDTLIEFLREIFVTPTTTRKRGHSRKNSNSSTISNSSVGSVGSVAFEPKPAETFAVQAPPRVTSGCCSLS encoded by the exons ATGGCCCGTCCTGGTATTCTTTTGCGCTTTTCTGAGAGGAGGCACCGTAGGGGTTCGAGTCTCAACGGACATATCAAGCCGGCGGACGCCACCAGTCCAGTCACTACACCAACACCTAGACCAGTCACACGAGAAAAATCCTGGAAGCATCGGTCTTTGGGGTCTATTACAT CCATCTTCCATGGGCACAGCCAGGCGCCACAGAATATCTATGAAAAGCCTGTTGAGGTTATCAGACAGGAGGAGTACCCTCACATGAACAATG GAACCTACCTCGACCACTCGGGCACAACCATCTACGCCGCCTCAACAGTGACCCGCTTCTCCCACAAAATGCTCAACAATCTCTACGGCAACCCCCATTCAGAAAACAAGCCGGCCAAAGTTTCAGGAGACATGGTCGACGAGATCCGCCTCAAGGCGTTGCGCTTCCTCGGCGCAGACCCGGAGCACTTTGACCTGGTCTTCACCGCCAACGCCACGGCCGCTATCAAACTCGTGGCGGACTCGTTCCGGGATCTGGCCGAGCAGACGCGCTCCGGCTCTTTTTGGTATGGCTACCACAGGGATGCTCATACGTCTCTTGTTGGCGTGAGGGAGTTCACCCGCAACGGCGAGCACCACGTCTTTGCGCACGATCAGGAGGTGGAAGCCTGGCTTGAGCACCCTGGGGCTTACCACAGGGCGATTGACAGGGTGAGCAGCCTGGGCTTGTTCGCCTGGCCAGGCCAGTCGAATTTGACGGGGAGGAGACTGCCGCTCGAGTGGGCTGGGCGGGTTAGGAGATTGAGGGAGATTCAGGGGACGTACACGCTACTGGATGCGGCCGCGCTGGCGATGACATGTGATATGACGCGGGTGTTTGGTGACCCGTCTCAAGCACCGGATTTCACTTGTGTGAGCTTTTACAAGATTTTTGGCTTTCCGGATcttggggggttgattgTCAGGAAGGACTCGGGGCATATCTTGACGTTGAGGAAGtattttgggggagggacgGTTACCATGGTGAAGACGTTGGGTGGTGGACCGGTGTGGCATATTTCCAAGGGGGCGGAgatgacggaggagggggggttgcatgatgggttggaggatgggaCGTTGCCGTTTCATAGTATTTTGGCGCTGGGGGAGGCGATTGAGGTGCAGAGGGATTTGTATGGGAATATGGATAACGTGTCGAGACATgtgacggggttggtggcgaggttgtatgaggggttgagggggttgaggcatgggaatgggggggaggtggtgagggtttatgaggaggggggtgaggaggtgacGGGGTATGGGGATTCGAGGAGGCAAGGGGGGACGGTGGCGTTTAatgtttttggggaggatgggggggtggtgagttATGAtcgggtggaggggttggcgaaCGAGAGGGGGATTTATGTTaggagtggtg GGATTTGTTGTCCTGGTGGGATTTTTACTGCGTTGCAGTATGAGCCGTGGCAGTTGAATAGAGCCAAATCGGCTGGGCATCGGTGTG GTCCCCATGGTTTAGGTGTAATCAATGATCTCCCGACAGG CGTCGTACGAGCGAGCCTCGGAGCAATGAGCACAGCCAAAGATGTCGACACACTCATCGAGTTCCTACGAGAGATTTTTGTCACTCCGACTACAACACGAAAACGAGGTCACAGCCGCAAGAACAGCAACAGTAGCACTATCAGCAACTCTTCTGTAGGGTCTGTAGGGTCAGTAGCGTTTGAGCCCAAGCCTGCTGAGACGTTTGCGGTGCAGGCGCCTCCACGGGTTACTTCGGGGTGCTGCTCCCTTTCATGA
- a CDS encoding uncharacterized protein (EggNog:ENOG503NU0C; COG:S), whose product MAITPCVSVLRDPRQLGGPWPASRREFWVPDQVPARLPIEHNVCIKGIERVTTESNAPSNRVECTSKKQTSKPTPLLFLSPSTLYREHTIHNDDEEQLRNFRENPIGNSLDGFHDDVKNNVRKGLTFGRNAWLPPNRVHRRLILSKYGISIEYGASSKLACTAWPTLRKKAGILHRDISLGNLKVSKEDDRGFLIDLDHAVKEVHLQGSERMVGILTFMANGALEGKRHWFMHDLESFFWVLFWIRIHHGGMGEDLSHDLRDLYKWWHYESASWVANVKLGLVALEERFTRKVNEQIGPRHASLAPALNELQQVVFFEDEEQRLLRGREDENLYALMKEILRRDRGDVIIEDAAKDGEKVLVR is encoded by the exons ATGGCTATCACACCTTGCGTATCTGTTTTGCGTGATCCAAGACAGTTGGGGGGACCTTGGCCCGCGAGTAGGAGAGAGTTTTGGGTGCCTGACCAGGTGCCTGCGCGTTTGCCAATCGAGCACAACGTGTGTATCAAGGGGATTGAACGCGTGACGACGGAGTCGAACGCACCTTCCAACAGAGTCGAATGTACCTCTAA aaaacaaacaagcaAACCTACTCCTCTTCTGTTTTTGTCTCCATCCACTTTATATCGCGAGCATACCATCCacaatgatgatgaagaacaATTGAGGAATTTTCGAGAGAACCCCATCGGAAACAGCCTTGATGGCTTCC atgatgatgtcaaaaACAATGTCCGGAAGGGGTTGACCTTCGGGCGGAATGCATGGTTACCACCAAATCGGGTACACCGGCGCCTCATCCTTTCCAAGTATGGGATTTCTATCGAATACGGAGCATCTTCAAAGCTGGCATGTACCGCCTGGCCGACT TTGCGGAAGAAAGCCGGCATCCTTCACCGAGATATATCTCTGGGTAATCTCAAGGTGAGCAAGGAAGATGATCGCGGGTTTTTGATCGACTTGGATCACGCCGTCAAGGAGGTACATCTTCAAGGCTCCGAGCGAATGGTTGGCATACTGACTTTTATGGCCAACGGGGCACTCGAGGGTAAGCGGCACTGGTTCATGCACGACCTTGAGTCATTCTTTTGGGTGTTGTTCTGGATTCGCATCCACCACGGAGGAATGGGCGAAGATTTAAGCCACGATCTCCGGGATCTCTACAAGTGGTGGCACTACGAGAGCGCGAGCTGGGTGGCAAACGTCAAGCTTGGACTTGTGgccttggaggagaggtttaCGAGAAAAGTCAACGAGCAAATCGGGCCACGCCATGCTTCGCTTGCCCCGGCGCTAAATGAGCTGCAACAAGTGGTATTTTTTGAAGACGAAGAACAGAGATTGTTGCGGGGCCGGGAAGACGAGAACCTCTATGCGTTGATGAAGGAGATTCTGAGGCGGGATAGGGGGGATGTTATTATCGAGGACGCTGCAAAGGATGGTGAAAAGGTTTTGGTTAGATGA
- a CDS encoding uncharacterized protein (COG:S; EggNog:ENOG503P682) — MRVSNNFSLVLLAAGVTAQSVEPETGKLGDATIVSNNPVGVVYKAVLPAEAWFKPAYPDGGNIEGEVTAVAAESGEGVVYTYKLSNLPKEGGPFPYHLHVAPVPADGNCTVTLAHLDPFIRGENTSCNPFAPQTCQVGDLSGKFGEIRPEEDGTWETTYTDLYSSTLEGLGSFFGNRSIVFHYPNKTRISCANFEKVEGGVSSSVTVLPTVTGNGSYTILPTGGVSTTTGGGPSTTSDAGAGTETTTSPPLSGAAGLRGSAIGALVVGAVVMFML; from the exons ATGCGTGTCTCGAACAATTTCtcccttgtcctcctcgctGCCGGCGTGACAGCCCAGTCGGTCGAGCCTGAGACAGGC AAACTCGGCGATGCCACCATCGTAAGCAACAACCCCGTCGGGGTCGTGTACAAGGCCGTCCTGCCGGCGGAGGCTTGGTTCAAGCCGGCGTATCCAGATGGGGGGAATATCGAGGGGGAGGTCACTGCTGTGGCTGCCGagtcgggggagggagtggtgtATACATACAAGCTCTCCAACCTGCCCAAGGAGGGCGGGCCGTTCC CCTACCACCTCCACGTCGCCCCTGTCCCCGCCGACGGGAACTGCACCGTCACGCTCGCCCACTTGGATCCGTTTATCCGTGGGGAAAACACGTCTTGCAACCCGTTTGCTCCGCAGACGTGCCAGGTTGGGGATTTGAGCGGCAAGTTTGGGGAGATCAGacctgaggaggatgggacgTGGGAGACGACGTATACGGACTTGTACTCGTCGACgcttgaggggttgggaagtTTCTTTGGGAACAGGAGCATCGTGTTTCATTATCCTAACAAGACTAGGATTAGCTGTGCCAACTTCGagaaggtggaagggggggtgagCAGCAGTGTGACGGTGCTGCCGACGGTGACGGGTAATGGGAGTTATACTATTCTGCCTACGGGGGGTGTGAGCACTACTACCGGAGGGGGGCCGAGCACCACGAGTGATGCGGGGGCTGGGACGGAGACGACCACGTCGCCTCCTTTGAGTGGAGCTgctgggttgagggggagtgCGATTGGGGCGTTGGTTGTGGGGGCGGTGGTTATGTTTATGTTGTAA
- the TPC1 gene encoding mitochondrial thiamine pyrophosphate transporter (COG:C; EggNog:ENOG503NZKI), which produces MSAKPGDRLKDEGTRLQVTAAGATAGVVSRFVIAPLDVVKIRLQLQTHSLSDPLSTRNLHGSPIYKGTLPTLLSIFRSEGLTGLWKGNLPAELLYLCYFAVQFTTYRQTTLLLHSTLGESTLPPSAESFISGAAAGATGTTATYPLDLLRTRFAAQGNDKIYKGFLPAIRQIHHQEGYKGFFRGLAPALGQIIPFMGTFFAVYETLRPKLSKLELPFSSGGALAGTIASVTAKTGTFPLDLVRKRIQVQGPTRGGYVHKNIPEYTHGTFGTMREIVAREGLRGLYRGLTVSLVKAAPASAVTMWTYERALRFYGSFGTGGNNVKGI; this is translated from the exons ATGTCAGCCAAACCAGGCGACCGCCTCAAAGATGAAGGCACCCGCCTCCaagtcaccgccgccggcgccACAGCCGGTGTAGTCTCTCG CTTCGTCATAGCCCCCCTAGACGTAGTCAAAATCCGTCTCCAACTCCAAACCCACTCTCTCTCcgaccccctctccacccgcAACCTCCACGGCTCCCCTATCTACAAaggcaccctccccaccctcctctccatttTTCGGTCTGAAGGCCTCACCGGCCTCTGGAAAGGAAACCTCCCCGCCGAACTCCTGTACCTCTGCTACTTCGCCGTCCAGTTCACCACCTACCGCCAAaccactctcctcctccactccaCCCTCGGCGAGTctaccctccccccatcagcaGAATCCTTCATCTCCGGCGCGGCAGCCGGAGCAACAGGCACAACAGCCACCTaccccctcgacctcctaCGAACCCGCTTCGCCGCCCAGGGCAATGACAAAATCTACAAGggcttcctccccgccatcaGACAGATCCATCACCAGGAGGGGTACAAAGGTTTCTTCCGGGGGTTAGCCCCCGCCCTGGGACAGATCATCCCCTTTATGGGGACGTTCTTCGCCGTGTACGAGACCCTCCGTCCCAAATTGTCAAAGCTGGAGCTTCCCTTCAGTTCAGGCGGGGCATTGGCAGGGACGATAGCTTCTGTTACTGCCAAAACAGGGACGTTTCCGTTGGATTTGGTGAGAAAGAGAATACAGGTGCAGGGCCCGACGAGGGGGGGGTATGTGCATAAGAATATACCAGAGTATACCCACGGGACATTTGGTACGATGAGGGAGATTGTAGcgcgggaggggttgagggggttgtatAGGGGGTTGACGGTGAGCTTGGTCAAGGCTGCGCCGGCGAGCGCGGTGACCATGTGGACTTATGAGCGGGCGTTGAGGTTTTATGGGAGTTTTGGAACAGGGGGGAATAACGTCAAGGGGATTTGA